From a single Paraburkholderia sp. D15 genomic region:
- a CDS encoding putative porin, producing the protein MIRNTKVRGRGYGGGGSTVTGTRLSVALFTLGLACTGSAYAQSLETQAASGTAAPTESTVINLINLLVKRGVLTQQNANDLIREARAETAQAKAAQGAPARGGVAGVAATAVVNAPTRPGDVAVPYVPQVVREQIRDQVKQEVIAQAKAENWAQPNTFPDWVSRIKLDGDLRVRDEYHFYGSRNANNVTNFAAINQGGGFDINGNTNTTQLPTQNTTQNRNNLERYRARLGVTALLSDEFTAGLQLASGNDNGPVSTTANAGGGFAKKNIWLNKAYFRYQPNAWLNVVAGRFDNPFFTSDLLFSNDLEMDGIAASFRHALPVNPDVTLFGTFGVFPIQYTAENFPSNSTSKVGSDTKWMFGAQVGAEWKIDQQNKLKGALAYYDFQNMRGTLSSPCALYLGATSCSTDNEAPTYLQGGNTLVALRNIVQNPNLAPGMTPDPQLFGLAYNYRLLDIKAQWDTKVADRVKVRLDGEFVRNLAYNTNKAFSAATLPVNNYEATTVNATQSDYRSGPNGYLAKVTIGEPEPSTKGQWNFSVAYKYLQPDATLDAFNDPDFHLGGTNARGYILGAAYAVARDTWLSARYLSAKEVYGPPVSIDVLQIELNARF; encoded by the coding sequence ATGATTCGGAACACGAAAGTACGGGGGCGCGGCTATGGCGGCGGGGGATCGACGGTGACCGGCACGCGTCTGAGCGTGGCGCTGTTCACGCTGGGCCTCGCCTGCACCGGCAGCGCGTACGCGCAGTCGCTCGAGACGCAGGCCGCGAGCGGCACGGCGGCGCCGACCGAAAGCACGGTGATCAACCTGATCAACCTGCTGGTCAAGCGCGGCGTGCTCACGCAGCAGAACGCCAACGACCTGATCCGCGAGGCGCGCGCCGAGACGGCGCAGGCGAAGGCGGCGCAGGGCGCGCCCGCGCGCGGCGGGGTTGCTGGGGTTGCCGCCACTGCGGTCGTCAACGCGCCGACCCGACCGGGCGATGTCGCGGTGCCGTACGTGCCGCAGGTGGTGCGCGAACAGATCCGCGATCAGGTGAAGCAGGAAGTGATCGCGCAGGCCAAGGCCGAGAACTGGGCGCAACCCAACACCTTTCCCGACTGGGTCTCGCGCATCAAACTCGACGGCGATCTGCGCGTGCGCGACGAGTATCACTTCTACGGCAGCCGCAACGCGAACAACGTGACGAACTTCGCCGCGATCAATCAGGGCGGCGGCTTCGACATCAACGGCAACACCAATACGACGCAGTTGCCGACGCAGAACACCACGCAGAACCGCAACAACCTCGAACGCTATCGTGCGCGCCTGGGCGTGACGGCGCTGCTGTCCGACGAGTTCACCGCCGGGCTGCAACTCGCGAGCGGCAACGACAACGGTCCCGTGTCCACCACGGCGAACGCGGGCGGCGGCTTCGCGAAGAAGAACATCTGGCTGAACAAGGCGTACTTCCGCTATCAGCCGAACGCGTGGCTGAACGTCGTCGCGGGGCGCTTCGACAATCCGTTCTTCACGTCGGACCTGCTGTTCTCGAACGATCTGGAAATGGACGGCATCGCCGCGAGCTTTCGCCATGCGTTGCCGGTCAATCCCGACGTGACCCTGTTCGGCACCTTCGGCGTGTTCCCGATCCAGTACACGGCGGAGAACTTCCCGTCGAACAGCACCAGCAAGGTGGGCAGCGACACCAAGTGGATGTTCGGCGCGCAGGTCGGCGCCGAATGGAAGATCGACCAGCAGAACAAGCTGAAGGGCGCGCTCGCCTACTACGACTTCCAGAACATGCGCGGCACGCTGTCCTCGCCGTGCGCGCTCTATCTCGGCGCAACCAGCTGCAGCACCGACAACGAAGCGCCCACCTACCTGCAAGGCGGCAATACGCTGGTGGCGCTGCGCAACATCGTCCAGAACCCGAACCTCGCGCCGGGCATGACGCCCGATCCGCAACTCTTCGGCCTCGCGTACAACTACCGGCTGCTCGACATCAAGGCGCAGTGGGACACGAAGGTGGCCGATCGCGTGAAGGTCCGACTCGACGGCGAGTTCGTGCGCAACCTCGCGTACAACACCAACAAGGCGTTCAGCGCGGCCACGCTGCCGGTGAACAACTACGAGGCGACCACCGTCAACGCGACGCAGTCCGACTATCGCAGCGGCCCGAACGGCTATCTCGCGAAGGTGACGATCGGCGAGCCGGAACCGAGCACCAAGGGCCAATGGAATTTCTCGGTGGCCTACAAGTATCTGCAACCGGACGCCACGCTCGATGCCTTCAACGATCCCGACTTCCATCTCGGCGGCACCAATGCGCGCGGCTACATTCTCGGCGCCGCGTACGCGGTCGCGCGCGATACGTGGCTGTCGGCGCGTTATCTGAGCGCGAAGGAAGTCTACGGTCCGCCGGTGTCGATCGACGTGCTGCAGATCGAACTCAACGCGCGCTTCTGA
- a CDS encoding energy transducer TonB has product MEMTYNGGPSGKGPGRFIKPVLIVVALVGLAALIWHFASDTAGVKRVSAPQVTTVIPLPPPPPPPPQKPPPEKVKEEVKTPLDKPTVAPRPSEAPKPSDNQPRQMTMNAPAQAGTDSFNIGAGDGSGMAGSAGGGRFGNASYAQYMVYVLQRAIEQDKAVQDAGGARFTGSLNLWMEPSGRITKVTVAQSTGDEKLDAAVVASIEALGKVDEAPPPATAYPVLVKLQGRKPG; this is encoded by the coding sequence ATGGAAATGACCTATAACGGCGGCCCGTCGGGCAAGGGCCCCGGCCGTTTCATCAAGCCTGTGCTGATCGTCGTGGCGCTCGTGGGACTGGCCGCGCTGATCTGGCATTTCGCGAGCGATACCGCGGGCGTCAAGCGCGTCAGCGCGCCGCAGGTGACGACGGTGATTCCGTTGCCGCCGCCGCCTCCGCCGCCGCCCCAGAAACCGCCGCCGGAAAAGGTGAAGGAGGAGGTGAAGACGCCGCTGGACAAGCCGACGGTCGCACCCAGGCCGTCGGAAGCGCCGAAGCCTTCGGACAACCAGCCCAGGCAGATGACGATGAATGCGCCGGCCCAGGCAGGCACCGACAGCTTCAACATCGGCGCCGGCGACGGTTCCGGCATGGCCGGCAGCGCGGGCGGCGGGCGCTTCGGCAATGCCAGCTACGCGCAATACATGGTCTACGTGCTGCAACGGGCAATCGAGCAGGACAAGGCGGTGCAGGACGCGGGCGGCGCGCGCTTCACCGGCAGCCTGAATCTGTGGATGGAACCGTCGGGCCGCATCACGAAGGTGACTGTCGCGCAATCGACCGGCGACGAGAAGCTCGACGCGGCGGTGGTCGCGTCGATCGAGGCGCTCGGCAAGGTGGACGAGGCGCCGCCGCCGGCCACCGCGTATCCGGTGCTCGTGAAGCTGCAGGGACGCAAACCGGGGTGA
- a CDS encoding biopolymer transporter ExbD, which translates to MQVQDDDKPYDDINITPMLDLAYVLLIIFIIMTTASVQGIKVDLPKASSSTSLAKPKTKAITVSDSGQIFLDAYPVSMDELESRLRTEKASNPDVPIVLKGDSAVQYQRVMDVLDLLRRLDLSQVGLVTGKAKQGG; encoded by the coding sequence ATGCAGGTTCAGGACGACGACAAGCCGTACGACGACATCAACATCACGCCGATGCTCGATCTGGCGTACGTGCTGCTGATCATCTTCATCATCATGACGACCGCGTCGGTGCAGGGCATCAAGGTCGATCTGCCGAAGGCGAGCTCGTCCACGAGTCTCGCGAAGCCGAAGACCAAGGCGATCACCGTGTCCGACTCCGGACAGATTTTTCTGGATGCCTATCCGGTCTCGATGGACGAACTCGAAAGCCGCCTGCGCACCGAGAAGGCCAGCAACCCCGATGTGCCGATCGTGCTGAAGGGCGACTCGGCCGTGCAGTACCAGCGGGTGATGGACGTGCTCGATCTGCTGCGGCGCCTCGACCTGTCCCAGGTCGGTCTCGTGACCGGCAAAGCGAAGCAGGGCGGCTAG
- a CDS encoding MotA/TolQ/ExbB proton channel family protein, which translates to MPGVANAWWQNDWSYRKAITLDASPKGANLPASAGRVPLLIRLHSGNFQFDGLADNGADIRFVASDDKTPLNFEVEQYDAVLGVALIWVDIAKMPAGAAESIWMYYGNKKAPDGSKPSQTFDPDYTLVYHFDGASGTPPKDATAYANNAQNAPSRTVEDGIVGKGAQFDGSAPLNLPASASLNVAAGGAFTFSVWAKPSALAPNTLLYSHRDGANALLIGLDNGVPFAEVDGGAAPLRVNGTTALTANQWTHLAVTADGKTVTVYANGKQVAQGAAALPALTGAAAAAGDVTGAPAGFAGFKGSLDELRLSKIARSPELIALDALSQGSESKLIAYGADEKQSGFGFGYFGVIVQSVTVDAWVVIGILLAMAVVSWVVMWNKGRYVGLVDRANNYFVERFREVAGRHLVGLAHVNEASAEGQRLRQSSLYRLYRAGVAEIHSRVDDNGRTVITSESIEAIRASMDATLVRENQRLSKSMVLLTIAISGGPFLGLLGTVVGVMITFAAIAAAGDVNVNAIAPGIAAALLATVTGLFVAIPALFGYNYLLIRNKNVTANMQVFVDEFVTRLAEAHRSPDHALLAD; encoded by the coding sequence ATGCCCGGCGTCGCCAACGCGTGGTGGCAGAACGACTGGTCGTACCGCAAGGCGATCACGCTCGACGCGAGTCCGAAGGGCGCCAACCTGCCGGCATCGGCGGGACGCGTGCCGTTGCTGATCCGGTTGCACTCGGGCAATTTCCAGTTCGACGGTCTCGCCGATAACGGCGCCGACATCCGTTTCGTCGCGTCCGACGACAAGACGCCGCTGAACTTCGAGGTCGAGCAATACGACGCGGTGCTGGGCGTCGCGCTGATCTGGGTCGACATCGCGAAGATGCCGGCCGGCGCGGCGGAATCGATCTGGATGTACTACGGCAACAAGAAGGCGCCGGACGGCAGCAAGCCCAGCCAGACCTTCGATCCGGACTACACGCTCGTGTACCACTTCGACGGCGCGTCCGGCACGCCGCCGAAGGACGCGACCGCCTATGCGAACAACGCGCAGAACGCGCCGTCGCGCACGGTCGAGGACGGCATCGTCGGCAAGGGCGCGCAGTTCGATGGCAGCGCGCCGTTGAACCTGCCGGCGAGCGCGTCGCTGAACGTCGCGGCGGGCGGCGCCTTCACGTTCAGCGTATGGGCGAAGCCGTCGGCGCTCGCCCCCAATACCTTGCTCTATAGCCATCGCGATGGCGCGAACGCGTTGCTGATCGGTCTCGACAACGGCGTGCCGTTCGCCGAGGTCGACGGCGGCGCGGCGCCGCTGCGCGTGAACGGCACGACCGCGTTGACGGCGAATCAATGGACGCATCTCGCCGTCACCGCCGACGGCAAGACCGTCACGGTCTACGCGAACGGCAAGCAGGTCGCGCAAGGCGCGGCCGCGTTGCCCGCGTTGACCGGCGCGGCCGCGGCGGCCGGCGACGTGACGGGCGCACCCGCCGGCTTCGCCGGCTTCAAGGGCTCGCTCGACGAATTGCGTCTGTCGAAGATCGCGCGCTCGCCGGAGCTGATCGCGCTCGACGCGCTGTCGCAAGGCTCGGAATCGAAGCTGATCGCCTACGGCGCCGATGAAAAGCAGTCGGGCTTCGGCTTCGGCTACTTCGGCGTGATCGTGCAATCGGTGACGGTCGACGCCTGGGTCGTGATCGGCATTCTGCTCGCCATGGCCGTGGTCTCGTGGGTGGTGATGTGGAACAAAGGGCGCTACGTGGGCCTCGTCGATCGCGCCAACAACTACTTCGTCGAGCGCTTCCGCGAAGTGGCCGGCCGTCATCTCGTCGGTCTCGCGCACGTGAACGAAGCGAGCGCCGAAGGCCAGCGCCTGCGTCAGTCTTCGCTGTACCGCCTGTATCGCGCGGGGGTGGCCGAAATCCACAGCCGCGTCGACGACAACGGCCGCACCGTCATCACCAGCGAATCGATCGAAGCGATCCGCGCGTCGATGGACGCGACCCTCGTGCGCGAAAACCAGCGTCTGTCGAAGTCGATGGTGCTGCTGACCATCGCGATTTCGGGCGGCCCGTTCCTCGGTCTGCTCGGCACGGTGGTCGGCGTGATGATTACCTTCGCCGCGATCGCGGCGGCCGGCGACGTCAACGTGAACGCGATCGCGCCGGGTATCGCCGCCGCGCTGCTCGCCACCGTCACCGGTCTGTTCGTCGCGATTCCCGCGCTGTTTGGCTACAACTATCTGCTGATCCGCAACAAGAACGTGACCGCGAACATGCAGGTGTTCGTCGACGAGTTCGTCACGCGGCTCGCGGAAGCGCATCGCAGCCCGGATCACGCGCTGCTGGCCGACTGA
- a CDS encoding ShlB/FhaC/HecB family hemolysin secretion/activation protein: MALIGGLGFAASAHAEDVPAAPRAQSAPQTFDLNEFIVRGNTTLPSLEIEKAVYPFEGPGKTLADVNAARDALQKVYQDRGYQSVVVELPQQQVKNGVILLQVVEAKVGRLRVEGAQYNSPQNIRDAVPALAEGTVPDFGVAQQQLTDLNRGADRQVIPVLKPGALPQTVDVDLKVDDHSPLHGALELNNDNSPGTSSLRTSATLSYSNLWQLGHVVSGTYVIAPQHPNDARVYSFSYLAPLRDSHWSLLATVVHSDSNVASVGGTNVLGKGTTYGFTALYALPASDTYAQSVSIEIDRKHYDENVSLPGQTSYAPLTYVPVTLGYTSSLNLKNSQTAFSVSLTTNIRGIGSDAGAWDNKRYNATADFLYAKFDVNHTQRFANDMQANAHVSAQLANSPLVSSEQFAAGGMNSVRGYMQAEDTADSGVIGSLELRSPSVAKYLGAAGGSRINEWRFHAFVDAAHLWLLSPLPEQTASFNLLSVGVGTRLQMFKYLSADFEAGWPLKSGVYTKQYSPRFDFYVRASF, encoded by the coding sequence ATGGCGCTGATCGGCGGTCTCGGTTTCGCGGCGAGCGCGCACGCGGAGGACGTACCTGCCGCGCCACGCGCGCAGTCCGCGCCGCAGACGTTCGATCTGAACGAATTCATCGTACGCGGCAATACGACCTTGCCGAGTCTGGAGATCGAGAAGGCGGTCTATCCGTTCGAAGGTCCGGGCAAGACGCTCGCCGACGTCAACGCCGCGCGCGATGCATTGCAGAAGGTGTATCAGGATCGCGGCTATCAGTCGGTGGTCGTCGAGCTGCCGCAGCAGCAGGTGAAAAACGGCGTGATCCTGCTGCAGGTCGTCGAGGCGAAAGTGGGACGCCTGCGCGTGGAAGGCGCGCAGTACAACTCGCCGCAGAACATTCGCGACGCGGTGCCCGCGCTCGCGGAAGGCACCGTGCCCGACTTCGGCGTCGCGCAGCAGCAGCTCACGGATCTGAACCGCGGCGCCGACCGCCAGGTGATTCCGGTGCTGAAGCCCGGCGCCTTGCCGCAAACCGTGGACGTCGATCTGAAGGTCGACGATCACAGCCCGCTGCACGGCGCGCTCGAACTGAACAACGACAACAGCCCCGGCACGTCGTCGCTGCGCACCAGCGCGACGCTGAGCTATTCGAACCTGTGGCAGCTCGGGCACGTGGTATCGGGCACGTACGTGATCGCCCCGCAGCACCCGAACGATGCGCGCGTGTATTCGTTTTCGTATCTGGCGCCGCTGCGCGATTCGCACTGGAGCCTGCTGGCGACGGTCGTGCATTCGGACAGCAACGTGGCGTCGGTCGGCGGCACCAACGTGCTCGGCAAGGGCACCACGTACGGCTTTACCGCGCTCTACGCGTTGCCGGCGTCGGACACGTACGCGCAGTCGGTGAGCATCGAGATCGACCGCAAGCATTACGACGAAAACGTCAGCCTGCCGGGACAGACCTCGTATGCGCCGCTGACCTACGTGCCGGTGACGCTCGGCTACACCAGCTCGCTCAATCTGAAGAACTCGCAGACCGCCTTCTCGGTATCGCTGACCACCAACATCCGCGGCATCGGCAGCGATGCCGGCGCGTGGGACAACAAACGCTACAACGCGACCGCCGACTTCCTCTACGCGAAGTTCGACGTCAATCACACGCAGCGCTTCGCCAACGACATGCAGGCCAACGCGCACGTCAGCGCGCAGCTCGCCAATTCGCCGCTGGTGTCGAGCGAACAGTTCGCGGCGGGCGGCATGAACAGCGTGCGCGGCTACATGCAGGCGGAAGACACCGCGGACAGCGGCGTGATCGGCTCGCTCGAACTGCGCAGTCCGTCGGTCGCGAAATATCTGGGCGCGGCGGGCGGCAGCCGCATCAACGAGTGGCGCTTCCATGCGTTCGTCGATGCCGCGCATCTGTGGCTGCTCAGCCCGCTGCCGGAGCAGACCGCGAGCTTCAACCTGTTGAGCGTCGGCGTGGGCACGCGTTTGCAGATGTTCAAGTACCTGAGCGCGGATTTCGAGGCCGGCTGGCCGCTGAAGTCCGGCGTCTACACGAAGCAGTACAGCCCGCGTTTCGATTTCTACGTGCGCGCAAGTTTCTGA
- a CDS encoding TIGR03032 family protein, which produces MERSGESQYEGASAQAEDAASNDIDAPFINLRDNGRFLDVLASLKCSLAISRRPSGVALLGVDDGKPTLSACLLPRSMGMTVSGNRLAVATLHELMVFANLPTLAPSYPPRPDHYDAVFVPRMTYYTGDLDLHDMVFDKQILLAVNTRYSCICVIDGYFNFTPIWQPPFVTEFGPDDRCHLNGMAFHDGKVVYATALGQTGTPFGWREGMANGGIVMEVPSGRVIASGLSMPHSPRVIDSRLYVLEGGRGEVLEIDRLSGRRRIVASLPGFTHGLAAYRGVLFVGLSKLRERRGPQGLPIESESAALVAGVAAIDLGSGEVLGILEFYNGVDEVFDVQVLPDVLRAEIVNPREWSDTPSIATMKGGFWQTRPREEDEDQARQRRASA; this is translated from the coding sequence GTGGAACGATCCGGAGAAAGCCAATACGAGGGCGCGTCCGCGCAGGCCGAGGACGCGGCGTCGAACGATATCGACGCGCCGTTCATCAATCTGCGCGATAACGGCCGTTTTCTCGATGTGCTGGCCTCGCTCAAATGTTCTCTCGCGATCAGCCGCCGTCCTTCGGGTGTCGCGCTGCTCGGCGTCGACGACGGCAAGCCGACCTTGTCCGCCTGTCTGCTGCCGCGCTCGATGGGCATGACGGTGAGCGGCAACCGCCTTGCGGTGGCGACCCTGCATGAACTGATGGTGTTCGCCAATCTGCCGACGCTCGCCCCCTCGTATCCGCCGCGGCCCGATCACTACGACGCGGTGTTCGTACCGCGCATGACGTACTACACCGGCGACCTCGATCTGCACGACATGGTGTTCGACAAGCAGATTCTGCTGGCGGTGAATACGCGTTACTCGTGCATCTGCGTGATCGACGGGTACTTCAATTTCACGCCGATCTGGCAACCGCCGTTCGTCACCGAGTTCGGTCCGGACGATCGTTGCCACCTGAACGGTATGGCGTTTCACGACGGCAAGGTGGTGTATGCGACCGCGCTGGGTCAAACCGGCACGCCGTTCGGCTGGCGCGAAGGCATGGCGAACGGCGGCATCGTGATGGAAGTGCCTTCCGGACGCGTGATCGCATCGGGCCTGTCGATGCCGCATTCGCCGCGTGTGATCGACAGCCGTCTCTATGTACTCGAAGGCGGGCGCGGCGAAGTGCTGGAGATCGACCGGCTGAGCGGCCGGCGGCGCATCGTCGCGAGCTTGCCGGGTTTCACGCACGGTCTCGCGGCCTATCGCGGCGTGCTGTTCGTCGGCCTGTCGAAGTTGCGCGAGCGGCGCGGGCCGCAAGGCTTGCCGATCGAGAGCGAGTCGGCCGCGCTGGTGGCCGGCGTCGCCGCGATCGATCTCGGCAGCGGCGAAGTGCTGGGCATTCTGGAGTTCTACAACGGCGTGGACGAAGTGTTCGACGTGCAGGTGCTGCCGGACGTGTTGCGTGCCGAAATCGTGAACCCGCGCGAGTGGTCCGATACGCCCTCGATCGCGACGATGAAGGGCGGCTTCTGGCAGACGCGCCCGCGCGAGGAAGACGAAGACCAGGCGCGGCAACGCCGGGCCTCGGCATAA
- the gspK gene encoding type II secretion system minor pseudopilin GspK, producing MRPQRSIGKAMAARERGVAIVTVLLVVALAATLAASVLWRQQVAIRDVENQRLAVETMWAERAAVEWARALLRDQGVSSNVAYVGQPWSIPVNDVRLGDFLASGGGGAATNGELAGALISGSVEDAQAKFNLMNLVSRTAPGKPYQVNGQGVLAYRRLLGELSLDPALAQQTAEYMLKSLRETNGGEGWPLQLVTLADLSRAGGYDAHAIETLTPLVTILPDLTTVNANTAPEPVLVASIPTLPRMLAHRLVERRDTAYFVSTGDIAAVLAPTQNNASLPDGSNVGVNSGYFIVHCRIHSARINTRIDTLVARYGVGNFNWTSVIWVHRIVG from the coding sequence ATGCGTCCACAACGATCCATCGGCAAAGCGATGGCCGCGCGCGAACGCGGCGTCGCGATCGTGACCGTGTTGCTGGTCGTCGCGCTGGCCGCCACGTTGGCGGCCAGCGTGCTATGGCGTCAGCAGGTCGCGATACGCGACGTGGAAAACCAGCGCCTCGCGGTGGAAACGATGTGGGCCGAGCGCGCCGCGGTCGAATGGGCGCGCGCGTTGTTGCGCGACCAGGGCGTGAGCTCGAACGTCGCGTATGTGGGACAGCCGTGGTCGATTCCCGTGAACGACGTGCGGCTCGGCGATTTCCTCGCGAGCGGCGGCGGCGGCGCGGCGACCAACGGGGAACTCGCCGGCGCGCTCATCTCCGGCAGCGTGGAAGACGCGCAGGCGAAGTTCAACCTGATGAATCTCGTGTCGCGCACCGCGCCCGGCAAACCGTATCAGGTCAACGGCCAGGGCGTGCTCGCGTATCGGCGGCTGCTGGGCGAACTCTCGCTCGACCCGGCGCTCGCGCAGCAAACCGCCGAGTACATGCTGAAGTCATTGCGCGAGACCAACGGCGGCGAAGGCTGGCCGTTGCAACTCGTCACGCTCGCGGATCTGTCGCGCGCCGGGGGCTACGACGCGCATGCGATCGAGACGCTCACGCCGCTCGTCACGATCCTGCCCGACCTCACCACGGTCAATGCGAACACCGCGCCGGAACCGGTGCTCGTCGCCTCGATTCCGACGCTGCCGCGCATGCTCGCGCACCGGCTCGTCGAGCGGCGCGATACCGCGTACTTCGTCAGTACCGGCGACATCGCCGCCGTGCTGGCGCCGACCCAGAACAATGCGAGCCTGCCGGACGGTTCGAACGTCGGCGTGAATAGCGGGTACTTCATCGTTCACTGCCGGATTCATTCCGCGCGGATCAATACGCGGATCGATACGCTGGTGGCGCGCTACGGGGTCGGCAATTTCAACTGGACGTCGGTGATCTGGGTGCACCGGATCGTGGGCTAG
- a CDS encoding type II toxin-antitoxin system Phd/YefM family antitoxin: protein MIRTVMERFVEHSPMAVMARLVMQWAVHAESLDDPFERSADGDAEPLREALFALTVDAMLRIAAQVNGASGAQGTNAMHGMRTAGPSALDANVTALHDRMSRAYPQWGRALVRDSAALLLPVAASRALDGLALPADWRVRVLDGASMSAGMRCMPGPSGCTHVIAPDVPHLAEQGACALPVYDPQRGSIVDLLPYERGAVHERAFVAQLVESVRPGELWLLDGHFNPAAILAGWPSDGSLFVVREQACVPPYRSLGDAREQGRLDDAPVYEQRVAMAEAGDTSPGFRRIEWHRDATDGGTGEVVRLLTNAPGSMLDALQIVQFATRAWHDALPLPLDAIRDGALPGTIASRAAPLAAGIAALAYNVFAAMIGVVRQSIELDERDLERLPSHIAAGIETAYGGMMIALPPEDWRCYDKLSDIALRDLARQLAVHVDPRSLRRRRRDHKVSAKSQARLLATTLDHLLRDDAQRAAAGFAALPTIAMATRDFSSNPSRALRHASDALVMVTKYNRPVALLVSIDDWNRLIGQVRETNFDRLSLDYASLVQLAGETAVSDFH, encoded by the coding sequence TTGATACGCACAGTCATGGAACGCTTTGTCGAGCATAGCCCGATGGCGGTGATGGCGCGGCTCGTCATGCAATGGGCGGTGCATGCGGAATCGCTCGACGATCCGTTCGAGCGGAGCGCGGACGGCGACGCGGAACCGCTGCGCGAGGCGCTGTTCGCGTTGACGGTCGACGCGATGTTGCGGATTGCCGCGCAGGTGAATGGCGCGAGTGGGGCGCAAGGCACGAACGCCATGCACGGCATGCGGACCGCCGGGCCGTCGGCCCTCGACGCGAACGTGACCGCGCTGCACGACCGCATGAGCCGCGCGTATCCGCAATGGGGGCGTGCGTTGGTGCGCGATAGCGCCGCGTTGCTGCTGCCGGTCGCGGCGTCGCGCGCGCTGGACGGCCTGGCGCTGCCGGCCGATTGGCGCGTGCGTGTGCTCGACGGGGCGTCGATGTCGGCGGGGATGCGCTGCATGCCGGGACCGTCCGGCTGCACGCACGTGATCGCGCCGGACGTACCGCATCTCGCGGAGCAAGGTGCTTGCGCGTTGCCGGTCTACGACCCGCAGCGCGGATCGATCGTGGACCTGTTGCCGTACGAACGGGGCGCGGTGCATGAGCGTGCGTTCGTCGCGCAACTCGTCGAATCGGTGCGGCCAGGCGAACTCTGGCTGCTCGACGGGCACTTCAATCCCGCCGCGATCCTGGCCGGCTGGCCCAGCGACGGCAGTCTGTTCGTCGTGCGGGAACAGGCCTGCGTACCGCCGTATCGCTCGCTGGGCGATGCTCGTGAACAGGGTCGGCTCGACGATGCACCGGTGTACGAACAACGCGTAGCGATGGCCGAAGCGGGGGACACGTCGCCGGGATTCCGCCGCATCGAATGGCATCGCGATGCAACGGATGGCGGTACGGGCGAGGTCGTCCGTCTGCTGACGAATGCGCCCGGGTCGATGCTCGACGCGCTGCAGATCGTTCAGTTCGCGACCCGTGCGTGGCACGACGCGTTGCCGCTGCCGCTCGATGCCATCCGCGATGGCGCGCTCCCCGGCACGATCGCGTCGCGGGCCGCACCGCTCGCGGCGGGCATCGCCGCGCTCGCGTACAACGTGTTCGCCGCGATGATCGGCGTGGTGCGGCAAAGCATCGAGCTCGACGAGCGCGATCTCGAACGCTTGCCCTCGCATATCGCGGCGGGCATCGAAACCGCGTACGGCGGCATGATGATCGCGTTGCCGCCGGAAGACTGGCGCTGCTACGACAAACTGTCCGATATCGCGCTGCGCGATCTGGCGCGCCAGCTTGCCGTGCATGTGGATCCGCGCAGTCTGCGTAGACGGAGGCGCGATCACAAGGTGTCGGCGAAATCGCAGGCGCGTCTGCTCGCCACGACGCTCGACCACCTGCTGCGCGACGACGCGCAACGCGCGGCGGCCGGCTTCGCGGCGCTGCCCACCATCGCGATGGCGACGCGCGACTTCAGCAGCAATCCGTCGCGCGCGCTGCGTCACGCGAGCGACGCGCTCGTGATGGTGACCAAATACAACCGGCCCGTCGCATTGCTGGTGTCGATCGACGACTGGAACCGTTTGATCGGCCAGGTGCGCGAGACGAATTTCGACCGGCTGTCGCTGGACTATGCGTCGCTGGTTCAGCTAGCCGGAGAGACGGCCGTCAGCGATTTTCATTGA